The window GCGGTCTAACAATTCATTCAAGCCGACGCCGCTTCGCGGCGCGGCTTAATTCAGGCGTTAGGCCGCTCCAAGCATCATTGCAAGCGAGGGCAATGTGGAACATCCACTAATACTTCCAATGGTGGCTCATGTAGCGCTTGCCTCGTTCCTCTACGTTCTTCTTACAATTGCACGTGCTCCAAAAATTTGGGGCATCGGTCAGCGCCCTGATGGCTCCAATCCTTGGGCCACAGTCGAACCGCGCATCAGCGCAAACCTTTCCAATCAGTTTGAGTGGCCCCTGCTCTTTTACGCAGCGTGCCTGCTACTCATTCAGAGTCACTCTGAGGCATCTATCGCGTCTCTACTTGCCTGGACGTTCATTGTTGGCCGCGTGGCGCACAGTTGCGTCCAGGTTCTGACCACAAACATCCGGCTGCGCGGCTTGGTGTTCACGGTCAACTTCCTCGCTACACTCGGACTTTGGGTGGTCGTTCTCCAGCCAAGGACAGCGGCCTAACAATTCAATCAAGGCGAGACCGCTTCGCGGTCCGCCTTATTTCAGGCGTTATGCGCGGGCAGGCAAAAGTCGCATTGTCTTGCGCAAGCTTGCCAGAGTCCAGACATCCAGCCAGTCGCATATCCCGCTCGGCCACGCACTGCATCGTGCAAAAGAGCCAAGCTTATGCCCACCCACCACCAAAGACCTTCGTCCGGTGATTACTCGCGTACCGATTCCCGCTGGCTTAAGATCACTTCAGCAGTCTTGCTTCAACTGTTGTTGCAGGCTGCATAACAGTTCATTCAAGCCGACGCCGCTTCGCGGCGCGGCTTAATTCAGGCGTTAGGCCACTAAGAGCAAGCGCATCGAAACAGGTCATGCGCTTGCTTGCTTACTCCCGCGCCTCGGCAAAGAAAGCAGTTGCACCTCGCCTCGCAGCATGCACTCAGCCGCACTTCGTTGAGACGCCTCGCGCTACGGCGCAGCACAAGGCAGCCGCGCCTCCGCCTCCGTCATGGCTCGCTCGTTCATCAAGAGCCAGATCAGCAGTACACTCGGGACAGGTCATCCGCCATCGTCAAGAGCAATGGCCTAACAATTCGTTCAAGCCGACGCCGCTTCGCGGCGCGGCTTAACTCAGGCGTTAGGTTGCGGAGCAAGTATCAATGCGATTTCTAGCCACGATTCTTCTAGCAATTGTCTCAGCCAATTGCCTTGCGCAATCGTTCAGTGGCGAATGGAAAGTTGATCTCCGGAGCCAAGAGCAAAAGTCAAAGCATGTTGAGTGCGGCTTCGCATCTTTCAACCTCACCCAGCAGAACGCAAAGATCAGAGGCACCTTCTCCGCGGGCACACCAAACTGTGGTCGCATGGACGACGGCGGGCAAGTTCGCGGCATGGCGACATCGCCCAAGAGTGCGGTCCTC is drawn from Thermomonas brevis and contains these coding sequences:
- a CDS encoding MAPEG family protein gives rise to the protein MVAHVALASFLYVLLTIARAPKIWGIGQRPDGSNPWATVEPRISANLSNQFEWPLLFYAACLLLIQSHSEASIASLLAWTFIVGRVAHSCVQVLTTNIRLRGLVFTVNFLATLGLWVVVLQPRTAA